The Primulina huaijiensis isolate GDHJ02 chromosome 17, ASM1229523v2, whole genome shotgun sequence genome window below encodes:
- the LOC140962947 gene encoding uncharacterized protein isoform X1, producing MDADAIASSFCHLKMSEVAAAPSFRSSIFLSGAVHFKGNQLRQISAERQCNILRKKIKLRLLKIEAQVASPSTYSSRIFTDIPLYELPGASFDQYLEDKPRVFTAIFPDKQRSQQLNEDEWKVYMLPIDFLFLTVYPVVDMRIRCKCSGIGYPPTVPREVSKVLELEIVRWELQGLDDMLKPSQFSLGVNGALYSYRHGPRTRLKGQLSMSISFVLPAVLGLVPENIRRDVAESVLKSLVENMKHKVNGSLIADYSNFKRERTKALLAES from the exons ATGGATGCTGATGCAATTGCTTCATCTTTTTGTCACCTCAAAATGAGCGAAGTCGCGGCTGCGCCGTCGTTTCGGAGCTCCATTTTCCTCTCTGGAGCCGTGCATTTCAAGGGAAATCAACTGCGGCAAATTAGTGCAGAACGGCAGTGCAATATTTTGAGGAAGAAAATAAAGTTAAGGCTACTGAAAATAGAAGCACAGGTGGCAAGTCCTTCCACTTATTCTTCAAGAATCTTCACTGACATTCCTCTTTATGAACTCCCTGGG GCTTCATTTGATCAGTATTTGGAGGATAAACCCAGGGTTTTTACAGCGATCTTTCCTGATAAACAAAGGAGCCAACAGCTCAATGAG GATGAATGGAAAGTTTATATGCTGCCAATAGATTTCTTGTTTCTCACCGTATATCCAGTAGTGGACATGAGGATAAGATGTAAATGTAGCGGAATAGGATACCCTCCAACAGTCCCTCGGGAAGTTTCAAAGGTTCTCGAGCTTGAGATT GTTAGATGGGAGCTTCAAGGGTTAGATGATATGCTCAAGCCATCTCAGTTTTCGCTTGGTGTAAACGGGGCTTTATATTCGTATAGGCATGGGCCAAGAACCAGACTGAAAGGCCAACTATCGATGAGCATAAGCTTTGTTCTCCCCGCTGTTCTTGGTTTAGTACCCGAAAATATTCGACGAGATGTTGCAGAATCG GTTCTGAAGAGTCTGGTGGAGAACATGAAGCATAAAGTAAATGGCAGTTTGATCGCGGACTATAGCAATTTCAAGAGAGAAAGAACAAAGGCTTTATTAGCTGAAAGCTGA
- the LOC140963229 gene encoding aquaporin NIP2-1-like, protein MENATPADDPSESNRHVTRISSNFQENHASAFPRKVIAEIIATYLLVFVTCGSAALSVSDENKISKLGASVAGGLVVTVMIYAVGHVSGAHMNPAVTLAFAAVRHFPWKQVPFYWAAQFTGAILSGFTLHLLLHPIKHVGTTSPSGTDLQALIMEIVVTFSMMFVTSAVATDTKAVGELAGIAVGSAVCITSILAGPISGGSMNPARTMGPAIASGYYKGFWVYLVGPVCGTLLGAWSYSFIRVXSFLIRRIDPVQLIMLPSRDPITRII, encoded by the exons ATGGAGAATGCAACACCCGCCGATGATCCATCCGAATCCAATAGACATGTAACTCGCATTTCCAGCAACTTTCAAGAGAATCACGCCTCCGCATTTCCCAGAAAG GTAATCGCGGAAATAATTGCAACATATCTATTGGTGTTTGTCACATGTGGTTCTGCTGCGCTTAGTGTTAGCGATGAAAACAAGATTTCGAAACTTGGAGCATCTGTGGCCG GCGGCCTTGTAGTGACGGTGATGATCTACGCTGTCGGACATGTTTCTGGTGCGCATATGAATCCGGCGGTGACCCTGGCTTTTGCGGCCGTCAGACACTTTCCCTGGAAACAG GTACCATTTTATTGGGCAGCACAATTTACAGGTGCAATCTTGTCCGGATTCACACTTCATTTGTTATTACACCCTATAAAACATGTGGGAACTACGTCGCCTTCGGGAACTGACCTTCAGGCCCTAATCATGGAGATTGTGGTAACTTTTTCGATGATGTTTGTCACCTCAGCAGTAGCAACGGACACCAAAGCT GTCGGGGAGCTTGCAGGCATCGCGGTAGGTTCTGCTGTGTGCATCACTTCAATTTTAGCAGG GCCAATATCAGGAGGGTCGATGAACCCAGCAAGGACGATGGGACCTGCGATCGCTAGCGGTTACTACAAGGGATTTTGGGTATACTTGGTCGGCCCTGTTTGCGGGACGTTGTTGGGGGCATGGTCATACAGCTTCATCCGTGTCNCTAGTTTCCTTATCCGCAGGATTGATCCCGTGCAATTAATAATGCTCCCTTCTCGTGATCCAATCACCAGGATTATTTAA
- the LOC140962947 gene encoding uncharacterized protein isoform X2: MDADAIASSFCHLKMSEVAAAPSFRSSIFLSGAVHFKGNQLRQISAERQCNILRKKIKLRLLKIEAQVASPSTYSSRIFTDIPLYELPGASFDQYLEDKPRVFTAIFPDKQRSQQLNEVRWELQGLDDMLKPSQFSLGVNGALYSYRHGPRTRLKGQLSMSISFVLPAVLGLVPENIRRDVAESVLKSLVENMKHKVNGSLIADYSNFKRERTKALLAES, encoded by the exons ATGGATGCTGATGCAATTGCTTCATCTTTTTGTCACCTCAAAATGAGCGAAGTCGCGGCTGCGCCGTCGTTTCGGAGCTCCATTTTCCTCTCTGGAGCCGTGCATTTCAAGGGAAATCAACTGCGGCAAATTAGTGCAGAACGGCAGTGCAATATTTTGAGGAAGAAAATAAAGTTAAGGCTACTGAAAATAGAAGCACAGGTGGCAAGTCCTTCCACTTATTCTTCAAGAATCTTCACTGACATTCCTCTTTATGAACTCCCTGGG GCTTCATTTGATCAGTATTTGGAGGATAAACCCAGGGTTTTTACAGCGATCTTTCCTGATAAACAAAGGAGCCAACAGCTCAATGAG GTTAGATGGGAGCTTCAAGGGTTAGATGATATGCTCAAGCCATCTCAGTTTTCGCTTGGTGTAAACGGGGCTTTATATTCGTATAGGCATGGGCCAAGAACCAGACTGAAAGGCCAACTATCGATGAGCATAAGCTTTGTTCTCCCCGCTGTTCTTGGTTTAGTACCCGAAAATATTCGACGAGATGTTGCAGAATCG GTTCTGAAGAGTCTGGTGGAGAACATGAAGCATAAAGTAAATGGCAGTTTGATCGCGGACTATAGCAATTTCAAGAGAGAAAGAACAAAGGCTTTATTAGCTGAAAGCTGA
- the LOC140963232 gene encoding probable calcium-binding protein CML46, with protein METISLNPILRFIQIILNKKRIYSSFLSRFQSSIQSRLTTKCNTSRILSEKKNNDFDPSIDKCKRVVETLSSKDMEMVLKRLGLHHTSNGGNFPSRLDENDVFALFESRSPRLDEVKEAFDVFDKNKDGFIEAWELWKVLCDLGLDEGPKMEDCRRMIGAFDENGDGMIDFDEFVKFMENSSL; from the coding sequence ATGGAGACTATATCACTAAATCCAATCCTACGATTCATCCAAATCATCCTTAACAAGAAGAGAATCTACAGTAGCTTTCTCTCGAGATTCCAGTCCTCAATCCAATCCCGCTTGACAACCAAATGCAACACTTCAAGAATCCTATCTGAGAAAAAGAATAATGATTTTGATCCATCCATTGATAAGTGCAAAAGGGTTGTTGAAACTTTGTCATCCAAGGACATGGAGATGGTCTTGAAAAGATTAGGATTGCATCACACTTCAAACGGAGGGAATTTTCCATCGCGGTTGGACGAGAACGACGTTTTCGCCCTCTTCGAATCGAGAAGTCCTCGTTTGGATGAAGTTAAGGAGGCTTTTGATGTGTTCGATAAGAACAAGGATGGGTTTATTGAGGCATGGGAACTGTGGAAGGTTTTGTGCGATTTGGGATTGGATGAAGGACCCAAAATGGAGGATTGTAGGAGGATGATTGGTGCTTTTGATGAAAATGGAGATGGCATGATAGATTTTGATGAATTTGTCAAGTTTATGGAGAATAGTTCATTGTAA
- the LOC140963679 gene encoding cyclic dof factor 2-like, with protein MSEVKDPRIKLFGKTIDLQEAAGGAVETVAVPPPSMPGGGTSALSCDAGDLDNTIQDPPCSSDSILENGRFERDSEEQESHKRLSCPNQDDAIEEEHNQPSALEESKDCNSTTPINEGSHEDTGTEKTSMTEDEQGEMTNSHEKTLKKPDKILPCPRCNSMDTKFCYFNNYNVNQPRHFCKNCQRYWTAGGTMRNVLIGAGRRKNKNVVSQFRHLTVQEALQSARVELPNGIHHPSVNPNGTVLAFNLDTPVCESMTSVLNIADKTIINGSRSGFHKPEELQSSASHGILSNSEDHSAGTFASLNNGVSKNIFPEVLMPNRHVVHQLPCYPEISWPYPWNSDPWSTSLSPPTFGAATFPLPFCPTLQPYWGCAVPGTWNIPWVITPAASQNQTLPSSGPLSPTLGKHARDDSNILKPANERSEGGSSKDGDSEKNLWVPKTLRIDDMGEAAKSSMWETLGIKIDGADSISGRGLFKAFQCLSNGGEKPHISETSRVLQANPAALSRSSSFHERS; from the exons atgTCTGAAGTTAAAGACCCCAGGATAAAGCTCTTTGGGAAGACTATCGATTTGCAAGAAGCTGCTGGGGGGGCGGTTGAGACGGTGGCGGTGCCCCCACCATCCATGCCAGGTGGAGGGACCTCAGCTTTGTCTTGTGATGCCGGTGATTTGGATAACACAATCCAAGATCCCCCGTGTTCGTCAGATTCTATACTTGAAAATGGAAGGTTTGAAAGAGATTCAGAGGAGCAAGAATCTCACAAG AGGCTATCATGTCCAAACCAAGACGATGCCATAGAGGAAGAGCATAACCAGCCTTCAGCGCTGGAGGAATCAAAAGATTGTAACTCAACTACCCCAATAAATGAGGGTTCACATGAGGATACTGGAACAGAAAAAACCTCGATGACCGAGGATGAACAAGGTGAGATGACCAACTCGCACGAGAAAACCCTGAAGAAGCCAGACAAGATACTTCCCTGCCCACGTTGTAATAGCATGGACACAAAGTTCTGTTATTTTAACAATTACAACGTTAATCAACCCCGACATTTCTGCAAGAACTGCCAGAGATACTGGACCGCTGGTGGGACGATGAGGAATGTACTTATAGGCGCTGGTCGTCGAAAAAACAAGAATGTTGTTTCTCAATTTCGTCATTTAACTGTCCAAGAAGCTCTTCAGAGTGCCAGAGTGGAGCTTCCAAATGGGATTCACCATCCATCTGTGAACCCTAATGGCACTGTCCTCGCTTTCAACTTAGATACACCCGTCTGTGAATCAATGACATCGGTTTTAAACATCGCCGATAAAACGATTATAAACGGATCAAGAAGCGGGTTTCACAAACCGGAAGAACTACAAAGTTCAGCTTCTCATGGAATTTTATCCAATAGTGAGGATCATTCTGCCGGAACTTTTGCAAGTTTAAACAACGGGGTAAGCAAAAACATATTTCCTGAGGTATTAATGCCGAATCGCCACGTGGTTCATCAGTTGCCTTGCTATCCTGAAATCTCCTGGCCTTATCCTTGGAACTCAGATCCATGGAGCACTTCTTTGTCTCCACCTACTTTTGGTGCTGCTACCTTTCCTCTGCCGTTCTGTCCTACACTACAACCATATTGGGGCTGTGCTGTACCCGGCACTTGGAACATCCCTTGGGTAATAACACCTGCTGCTTCGCAAAACCAGACACTGCCAAGTTCCGGTCCTCTTTCTCCAACTCTAGGGAAGCATGCAAGGGATGACAGTAACATTTTGAAACCAGCCAATGAGAGGTCTGAGGGGGGGTCCTCAAAAGATGGTGACTCTGAGAAGAATCTTTGGGTGCCAAAAACACTACGTATTGATGACATGGGAGAAGCAGCTAAGAGTTCCATGTGGGAAACATTGGGTATAAAGATTGACGGAGCAGATTCAATCAGTGGACGTGGTCTTTTCAAGGCATTCCAGTGCCTATCCAATGGTGGTGAGAAACCTCACATATCGGAAACCTCCAGAGTGTTACAAGCCAATCCAGCTGCGCTGTCTAGGTCCTCAAGCTTTCATGAGAGATCTTAA